The following are encoded in a window of Solibacillus sp. FSL R7-0668 genomic DNA:
- a CDS encoding SprT family protein: MTDEQVQQLVEQLSLQYFNRPFIHKAYFNNRLKSTGGRYLLSSHDIELNKKLYDHFGIEELEGIILHELCHYHLHILGMGYQHRDADFKNLLKRVGAPRFCSRIEASTPIKKKSVIQYYCCKNCGQVYKRRRKMDVRRYCCSICQGEIKFINSEL; this comes from the coding sequence ATGACAGATGAGCAGGTCCAACAGCTAGTTGAACAATTATCGCTACAGTATTTTAACCGCCCTTTTATACATAAAGCTTATTTTAATAACCGTTTAAAATCGACAGGTGGCCGTTATTTGTTGTCTAGTCATGATATTGAACTTAATAAAAAGCTATATGATCATTTTGGAATAGAAGAGTTAGAGGGAATCATATTACATGAACTTTGTCATTATCATCTTCATATTTTAGGAATGGGCTATCAACATCGGGATGCGGATTTTAAAAATTTATTAAAGCGTGTAGGTGCACCGAGATTTTGTTCGCGTATTGAAGCATCTACGCCGATTAAGAAGAAATCGGTTATTCAATATTATTGTTGTAAGAACTGTGGGCAAGTTTATAAACGGAGAAGAAAGATGGATGTTCGTAGATATTGCTGTAGTATTTGTCAGGGGGAAATTAAGTTTATAAATAGTGAGCTTTAA